A genomic stretch from Benincasa hispida cultivar B227 unplaced genomic scaffold, ASM972705v1 Contig758, whole genome shotgun sequence includes:
- the LOC120070020 gene encoding glutamic acid-rich protein-like, which produces MEEYPEARNLDSNQSLNLYDDDDDIRTSSKDYNCCSKVEMLIRMVKFTVFSLVLALFFSFFSLFPHSFSVYFSTFMFSLLNHAMERKYMFLICNGILFLLATSSVIEDSSSSSSSFGTCSFNSHSDHHHHHQLEHDLVAAIDGSDSEESVQQNQEEEEEEEEEIHRDELEEEMEEDEGCFTDEVEDDDEEEEGKRRELEVVVSTEELNKKIEEFIRKMKEEMRIEAAQTQLIAV; this is translated from the exons ATGGAAGAATACCCAGAAGCCAGAAATTTGgattcaaatcaaagtttgaatctttatgatgatgatgatgatatcaGAACATCATCAAAGGATTATAATTGCTGCAGCAAAGTTGAGATGTTGATACGGATGGTGAAGTTCACTGTGTTTTCTTTGGTTTTAgccttgtttttttctttcttctctttattcCCTCATTCCTTTAGTGTCTATTTTTCCACTTTCATGTTCTCTCTTCTCAACCATGCCATGGAGAGAAAGTATATGTTCTTAATTTGTAATGGAATCCTGTTTCTTTTAGCCACTTCCTCTGTTATTGaagattcttcttcttcttcctcttcttttggGACTTGTTCATTTAATTCCCATTctgatcatcatcatcatcatcagctTGAACATGATCTTGTGGCTGCCATCGATGGGTCTGATTCTGAAGAATCAGTAcagcaaaatcaagaagaagaagaagaagaagaagaagagattcaTAGAGATGAATTAGaggaagaaatggaagaagatgaagggtGTTTTACAGATGAggttgaagatgatgatgaagaagaagaaggaaaaaggaggGAATTAGAGGTAGTGGTGAGCACAGAAGAATTGAACAAGAAAATAGAAGAGTTTATTAGGAAAATGAAGGAGGAAATGAGGATTGAAGCAGCTCAAACTCAACTCATTGCAGt ATAA
- the LOC120070021 gene encoding two-pore potassium channel 1-like, translated as MDSGDVEQSLLPKLSDSDKRNSLQRRKSNRHGSFSHSVENNNQPHNYDVVSHQRIAVSQVSFRKVFVLLAIYLGGGTFCFFLVRDQITGKKTNGIVDAIYFCVVTMTTVGYGDLVPNSIVAKLLACVYVFTGMTLGGMILSKAADYIVEKQEILLVKAMYMGKKISSSEILQESEANKLKHKFIMTGILLWGLVVVGTLILTVVEKLEFMDAFYCVCSTITTLGYGDESFSTTAGRVFAVIWIMSSTICLAQFFLYLAELHTERRQESLVNWVLSRSLTYKDLEEADLDHDKVVSAAEFVLYKLKEMGKINQEDVSPILDTFKKLDIDQSGSLTEADIVTS; from the exons ATGGACTCTGGTGATGTTGAGCAATCCTTGCTTCCTAAGCTGTCCGATTCTGATAAGAGGAATTCTCTCCAGAGAAGAAAATCTAATCGTCATGGTAGTTTTTCACATTCAGTAGAAAATAATAATCAACCACACAATTATGATGTAGTGTCTCATCAACGTATTGCTGTTTCACAAGTTAGTTTTAGGAAAGTATTTGTTCTTCTGGCGATTTATTTGGGAGGAGGcacattttgttttttccttGTTCGTGATCAGATCACTGGCAAGAAAACAAATGGGATTGTTGATGCCATTTACTTTTGTGTTGTCACAATGACCACCGTTGGGTATGGTGATCTTGTTCCTAACAGCATAGTTGCAAAACTACTTGCATGTGTTTATGTCTTCACTGGAATGACCCTTGGTGGGATGATTCTTAGCAAGGCAGCCGATTACATTGTGGAAAAGCAAGAAATTCTTCTGGTTAAGGCCATGTACATGGGGAAAAAGATCAGCTCCAGTGAGATTCTTCAGGAATCTGAGGCTAACAAATTGAAACACAAATTCATTATGACTGGAATCCTCCTCTGGGgtcttgttgttgttggaacTCTTATCTTGACTGTGGTTGAGAAGCTAGAGTTCATGGATGCCTTTTATTGTGTTTGCTCCACAATCACGACTCTCGGCTATGGGGATGAGAGCTTCTCTACAACAGCCGGTCGGGTTTTTGCTGTCATTTGGATAATGAGCAGTACCATCTGCTTAGCACAGTTCTTTCTGTACCTTGCAGAATTACACACAGAAAGGAGACAGGAATCACTGGTAAATTGGGTTCTCAGCCGAAGCCTCACGTACAAGGATCTTGAAGAAGCAGATCTTGATCACGATAAAGTAGTAAG TGCTGCAGAATTTGTTTTATATAAACTGAAGGAAATGGGGAAGATCAATCAGGAAGATGTTTCTCCCATACTTGACACTTTTAAGAAGCTTGACATTGATCAATCAGGAA